Proteins from one Coffea arabica cultivar ET-39 chromosome 8c, Coffea Arabica ET-39 HiFi, whole genome shotgun sequence genomic window:
- the LOC140013577 gene encoding probable LRR receptor-like serine/threonine-protein kinase At3g47570 yields MVAHVSDFGVGKMLEKDESFAWTKTLATIGYIAPEYGSEGLISTKCDVYSYGIMLMEVFSRRKPNDEMFAGNLNLKSWINDSLPNSILQVIDAKLLKHEDENFTEKLEGLASIMELALKCVRESPTERLSMKVVLETLKKIKPKFLQVM; encoded by the exons ATGGTTGCCCACGTCAGCGACTTTGGTGTTGGAAAAATGCTCGAAAAGGACGAAAGCTTTGCATGGACCAAGACCTTAGCTACAATTGGCTACATTGCTCCAG AGTATGGATCTGAGGGGTTGATATCAACAAAATGCGATGTTTATAGCTATGGAATCATGCTGATGGAAGTTTTTTCAAGAAGAAAGCCAAATGATGAAATGTTTGCTGGAAATTTGAACTTGAAGAGTTGGATAAATGATTCTCTGCCTAATTCGATTCTTCAAGTTATTGATGCTAAGTTGTTGAAGCATGAGGATGAAAATTTCACTGAGAAGTTAGAGGGTTTAGCATCCATCATGGAATTAGCCTTAAAATGTGTTCGTGAATCTCCAACTGAAAGACTCAGTATGAAAGTTGTACTTGAAACACTGAAGAAGATCAAACCCAAATTCTTGCAAGTAATGTAG
- the LOC113706623 gene encoding uncharacterized protein isoform X2, translating into MKKHYFYLFPLAVPVLLHYLMMTSCTAMKRLSLGTDQSALLALKAHITSGQQEFLSENWSSTAAASSVCDWIGVQCSSRHQRVTALNISNMGLTGTIPPDLGNLSFLVSLDLRNNYFHGNLPEELSHLRRPRFVRLTTNNFTGEIPMWFGHFPELQFLFLDGNGFSGFIPSSISNLSRVEKLDLSYNFLEGNIPEKIGNLSVLRELYLSGDDLVGQIPLSLCKFSQRQVLDLSNNRLSGQIPKEIGNLEKLKELYLITNNLTGVIPREIGNLYGLELLVLGSNNLTGHQRLLAPGF; encoded by the exons ATGAAGAAACACTACTTTTACTTGTTCCCTCTTGCAGTACCTGTTTTGCTGCACTATCTAATGATGACCAGTTGCACAGCCATGAAAAGATTAAGTTTAGGCACTGATCAATCTGCTCTTTTAGCCCTGAAAGCCCATATCACTTCAGGACAGCAAGAATTCTTGTCAGAAAACTGGTCTTCTACAGCTGCTGCATCCTCTGTCTGTGACTGGATAGGAGTCCAGTGCAGCTCTCGACACCAAAGAGTGACTgctttaaatatttcaaacatGGGACTCACCGGCACAATACCTCCGGATTTGGGAAACCTCTCCTTTCTTGTTTCTCTTGATCTGAGAAATAACTACTTCCACGGAAATCTGCCCGAAGAGTTGTCACACCTGCGCCGCCCGAGGTTCGTCAGGTTAACCACTAACAACTTCACTGGAGAGATTCCAATGTGGTTTGGTCACTTCCCAGAACTCCAGTTCTTGTTTCTGGACGGCAATGGTTTTAGTGGTTTTATTCCTTCTTCTATATCCAACTTGTCAAGAGTGGAAAAGTTAGATCTAAGCTACAATTTCCTGGAAGGAAATATTCCAGAAAAGATAGGAAATCTTTCGGTCCTCAGAGAGCTGTATCTATCTGGGGATGACTTAGTTGGTCAGATACCATTGAGTTTATGCAAGTTTTCTCAACGTCAGGTGCTAGACTTGTCTAACAACAGGTTAAGCGGGCAAATACCTAAAGAAATTGGAAATCTGGAGAAGCTCAAGGAGTTATACCTCATCACCAATAACTTAACAG GTGTAATTCCCCGAGAGATTGGCAATCTGTACGGTTTAGAGCTTCTCGTATTGGGGAGTAACAACTTGACAG GTCATCAGCGGTTGTTGGCACCAGGATTTTAG
- the LOC113706623 gene encoding uncharacterized protein isoform X1, with translation MKKHYFYLFPLAVPVLLHYLMMTSCTAMKRLSLGTDQSALLALKAHITSGQQEFLSENWSSTAAASSVCDWIGVQCSSRHQRVTALNISNMGLTGTIPPDLGNLSFLVSLDLRNNYFHGNLPEELSHLRRPRFVRLTTNNFTGEIPMWFGHFPELQFLFLDGNGFSGFIPSSISNLSRVEKLDLSYNFLEGNIPEKIGNLSVLRELYLSGDDLVGQIPLSLCKFSQRQVLDLSNNRLSGQIPKEIGNLEKLKELYLITNNLTGVIPREIGNLYGLELLVLGSNNLTEIEYNDRCGKCSAISPRRIFDACDSL, from the exons ATGAAGAAACACTACTTTTACTTGTTCCCTCTTGCAGTACCTGTTTTGCTGCACTATCTAATGATGACCAGTTGCACAGCCATGAAAAGATTAAGTTTAGGCACTGATCAATCTGCTCTTTTAGCCCTGAAAGCCCATATCACTTCAGGACAGCAAGAATTCTTGTCAGAAAACTGGTCTTCTACAGCTGCTGCATCCTCTGTCTGTGACTGGATAGGAGTCCAGTGCAGCTCTCGACACCAAAGAGTGACTgctttaaatatttcaaacatGGGACTCACCGGCACAATACCTCCGGATTTGGGAAACCTCTCCTTTCTTGTTTCTCTTGATCTGAGAAATAACTACTTCCACGGAAATCTGCCCGAAGAGTTGTCACACCTGCGCCGCCCGAGGTTCGTCAGGTTAACCACTAACAACTTCACTGGAGAGATTCCAATGTGGTTTGGTCACTTCCCAGAACTCCAGTTCTTGTTTCTGGACGGCAATGGTTTTAGTGGTTTTATTCCTTCTTCTATATCCAACTTGTCAAGAGTGGAAAAGTTAGATCTAAGCTACAATTTCCTGGAAGGAAATATTCCAGAAAAGATAGGAAATCTTTCGGTCCTCAGAGAGCTGTATCTATCTGGGGATGACTTAGTTGGTCAGATACCATTGAGTTTATGCAAGTTTTCTCAACGTCAGGTGCTAGACTTGTCTAACAACAGGTTAAGCGGGCAAATACCTAAAGAAATTGGAAATCTGGAGAAGCTCAAGGAGTTATACCTCATCACCAATAACTTAACAG GTGTAATTCCCCGAGAGATTGGCAATCTGTACGGTTTAGAGCTTCTCGTATTGGGGAGTAACAACTTGACAG AGATTGAATATAATGATAGATGTGGCAAGTGCAGTGCAATATCTCCACGAAGAATATTCGACGCTTGTGATTCACTGTGA